The following DNA comes from Burkholderia sp. HI2500.
GCTGCAGCGCGGCCGCGAGAAAATCCGGCGCGCCGGCCGGTATCACGTTCTCGACGCGAATCGGTGCGCCCGCGCCGACGTGGTTGCGCAGCAGCGCGCCCTTCAGGTCCGCGCCCGGCTGCGACTCGACGAATGCGCCGGCCGGCACCTGCGCGCGCGGCATGCGCTTCCACGCCAGATCGTTGTCGCGCAGCAGCAGCCCTTCCGGCAAATCGGCGGCGGCGACCCGCACGCGTGCCTGATCCGTTTCGGCGGGCACCGACGGCGTCGACGCGGCGACGTACAGCTCGCGCAGGATGAACGCACCGATGCCGGCGGCGACGACGAGCACGGCCAGTCTCAGCGGTTTGGGCATGGCGGCGTGCGTCCCCCCGGCTAGGTAAGCGAAACCGTGTATGGAAACGACGCCCAGACGGCCAGCGTGCCGCCGAGCGCGAGCGCAACGCCGTACGGCACGCCGCGCGCGGCGACCGCGCGAACCGGCGCTGCGCGCCACGGCCGCGACGCCAGCAACGCGACGCCGCACAGCGCACCGCCCGCCCCGACGGCCGTCAGCACCGGAAACGCCAGTGCCGGGCCGGCCCACAGGAATACCGCCGCCGCCAGCTTGACGTCGCCTCCGCCGATCCAGCCCGCGTGGCGCATGCCGCCGAACAGCAGCAGCATCGCCGCCCCGGTCGCGACATGGCCGGCCAGCGGCGCGAGCCCGTCGCGCGCGAGCACGGCCGCGACGAAATACAGCGTCGCGAACGCGAGCACCGCGCGATTGGACAGGCGCCGGTCGCGCAGATCCTGCGCGGCGAGCGAGGCCAGCAAGACCGTGGCCACCGACTGCACGAGCGTGAGCATGGAAGAGCCGTCCGTCGACACGCCCCGGCCGGACACGTTCTACCGCTGCGGATCCCGGTGTTCGTCGGTGGCGCGCGGGTTCAGGGGATCAGATCAGGCTCGTCACCTTGTTGATCAGTGTCGTGAACACGCTCGGCAGGCCGCCGCTGGTGCTGCTGAGGATCACGCCGACCGCCGCGAGCGCGACCACGACGATGCCGGCCAGCACGGCGTATTCGAGCGAGCTGACGCCACGTTCGTCACGCAGCAGGGACTTGACGTATTGCAGCATGGCAACCTCCGTGTAACGGGGTCGGTGACCGACCGTTGAACGCAAAGATGCTCCGTTGCTCCGGCGGTTGCGCAGGGCCTTCGCCCGTTGCGATGCATGCGCGCGACCCTGGCACGAGGTCGCCCGCATCCCCCGGAATCCTCTCGACGACTGCAACACGCGGCGTGCAACGACATCTTCGATCGTTGCGTGCCTGCATCCGTTGTGCGGTCTTCCCGCACGATGCAACCGCGCTGATTCGTCTAGGGTATAGACAATTTTTCAGGCGAATTCAAATTATTTGGCGTCGGATGCATTTATGGATTTCATCGTGCAACGATGAAATCCATACCATCCATTTACGGTCATTTTTTCTCGCATGACAGCGAATGGTTTGCCGATCGGAACGCAGATGCCGACTGTTGCAGCGCGTGAATTTCCGCCCCGGTTTCCATTCGATTAATCGGCATGCCGGGCCGCACCGCATGCGCGCGTCTTGCCACGCCCGGCTTGCCGTTCCGGCATGCATGACGGACTCGCATCGCATCTCACCGACTACCCGCCCCCGTTTTTCCGCCCGGATTCGGCAAGCGATCGCCGCGCGAATCCACCCACGTGTTCAATGCGATTTTCCAATCGGCAATTTCATGATGCCGCTTCCGGCTTCAATCGACTTGATTGGAATCCTGATTGAATGTCAGATGCATGTGAATGCCGTTCTCATCCGGATGGAATGAATCGCCCGGCGCACCAACCCGGAAAACGGCGATAAGCATAGTTCAAATCGTTTCTTGTCCGGCCCCGGGCCGTCATCGAGAATGCGCCGACGGGCTGAGGCCCGGTGTCGCTCCCCCCAACGTTCCGGACCCATCGATTCATGCTTCCACTGCGCCTGCTTCGCTCGCTGCTGATCGCGTCCCTCATTGCGTTGCCGGCCGCCGCCGCGCACGCCGACAAGCCCGCCACCATCCGCATCGGTGTCGCCCAGCAAGGCGCCGGCGATCCGCCGACGTTCGGCGGCTCGAGTGCGGCCACCGCGCAGTTGCAGCAGCTGGTCGAAAAGGAGTTCGCGGCCGACGGCATCAAGGTCGAATGGCTGTTCTTCAAGGGCGCGGGGCCGGCCGTCAACGAGGCGATCGCCAACAAGGCGCTCGACTTCGCGTACCAGGGCGACCTGCCCGCCGTGCTCGCGCGGGCGAACGGGATCAAGACGCGCCTGCTGCTCGCCGCGAGCGTGCGCTCGGGCGTCAAGATCGCGGTGCCGCCCGACTCCCCCATCCGCTCGATCAAGGACCTGAAGGATCGCCGCGTGTCGATCTTCCGCGGCACGAACCTGCAGCTCGTGGCCGACAACGCGCTCGCGAAGAACGGCCTCGGCGAACGCGACCTGCGCGTGATCAATCTCGACGCCGCGAGCTCGCTCGCCGCGCTCGCGTCGAAGGGCATCGATGCGTCGGTGGGCGATTACCAGCTGTACAAGCTGCGCGACGCGGGGCTCGCGAAGATCATCTACGAATCGCAGAACGACGGCCCGCAACTCACGCGGCAGACCCACCTGCTCGTGCTCGACGAGTTCGAGCGCGCGCATCCGGACATCGTGCAGCGCGTCGTTACCGCTGTCGTGAAGGGCGCGCAATGGTCGTCCGACGAAGCGAACCGCGACGCGCTGTTCAAGCTGTGGGCGAAAAGCGGCGTGCCGGTGTCGTCGTGGCAGGCCGACTATGCGAACCAGCGCCTGAAGGACCGCCTGTCGCCGCTGATCGATCCGTTCTTCGTCGCACGCTACAAGTCCGTCGCGCAGGATGCGCTGGCGCTGAAGCTGATCCGCCAGCCGGTCGACGTCGATGGCTGGTTCGAGCCGAAGTATCTCGACAATGCGCTGCGCACGCTGAAGCTCGAAAGCTACTGGCCACGCTACGACGCGGCCGGCAAGCCGCTTTCCTGACCCGGACCCGCCACGATGAGCGACACCGCGTTTTCCATTCCGTCATCCGGGCGCCACGCGCTCGCCGCGCCGCCGCACCGTGCGGCGGCCGTGAAGCGGTGGTCGTGGCGGCTCGCGCCGTGGCTGCTGCCTGCACTGCTGTTCGCGCTGTGGAGCATCGGCAGCGCGCGCGGCTGGATCGCGCCGCAGATCCTGCCGCCGCCCGAACGCGTGTTCGACGCACTCAAGGATCTCGCGACGAGCGGCGACCTCGTGCGCCACACGCTGATCAGCCTGCAGCGCGTGCTGGTCGGCTTCGCCGCCGGCACGCTGCTCGGCTTCGCGACCGGCGTCGCGCTCGGCCTGTCGCGCACGCTGGAAGCCTACGTGCTGCCGAGCTTCAATGCGCTCGTGCAGATTCCGGTGCTCGGCTGGCTGCCGTTCCTGCTGCTGCTCGTCGGTGTCGGCGAACCGCTCAAGTACCTGCTGATCGCGCATGCGGCGCTCGTCCCCGTCACGCTGAGCACGTTGCAAGGGTTTCGCCAGACGCCGCCCGCGCTCGACGAAGTCGCCAGCGTATTCGGCTACACGCGGCGGCAACGCATCGTGCACGTGGTGCTGCCCGCCGCGATCCCGACGCTCGCGACCGGCGTGCGGCTCGCGTTCACGAAGTCGTGGCTCGCGCTCGTCGTCGTCGAGCTCGTCGCGTCGTCCGAAGGGCTCGGCTACCTGATCGTGTACGGCCGCCAGCTGTTCCAGCTCGACCTCGTGATGGCGGCCGTGATCGTCGTCGGCGCGGTCGGCCTGCTGATCAACCGGCTGCTCGATGCACTCGAAGCGCGCTTGCGCCGCGGCGTGCCGTCCGCGTTCCGCGGCTGAAGCGCCGCCCCTGCCCGCGCAATCGAAGGAGTCCCACCGTTGACGTATCCTGCTGCCGCGCCTGACACCAACCCGCCCGCCACCGCGACCGCCCGTCGCCTGCGCGCCCCCGACTGGCGCGGATTCGTGCTGCCGCTCGTCGCGTTCGCGCTGTGGTGGGCAATCGCTTCCGCGCACCTCGTGAGCAGCGGGCTGCACGTCGGCCCCGCCGACGTGCTGCGCACCGCATCGGCGCAAGCCACGAGCGGCGCACTCGGCCGCGCGCTGTCCGCGTCGCTCGCGCGTGAAGCATGCGGCTTCGTGCTCGGCGCGACGGGCGGGCTGCTGCTCGGCGCCGTGCTCGGGCTGTCGCGCGTCGCCGCACGCATGGTCGGCCCGAGCTTCGACACGTTCAAGCAGGTCTCGCTGTTCGCGTGGATTCCGCTGATTTCCGTGTGGTTCGGCCTCGGCGACGTCGCCAAGGTCGTGTTCCTGTCGCTCGCCGCGCTGCTGCCCGTCGCCGCGCACACCTGCGACGGCATTCACGCGGTGCCGCGCGCGTATGTCGACGTCGCCCGTGCGCTGCGCTACTCGCGGCTCCAGCTCGTGCGCTACGTGATCCTGCCGGCCGCGCTGCCATCGATCTTCACCGGGCTGTATCTCGGCCTGATCTATTCGTGGCTCGCGACGCTCGGCGCCGAATACCTGCTGGTCGCCGGCAGCGGGATCGGCAATACGCTGATCGACGGCAGCGAACAGTTCCGGATGGATCTCGTGCTGTTCGGGATCATCGTCGTCGGCGTGACCGGCTGGGCGCTGAACGCGATCGCGCGTGCGATCGAACGCAAGGTGCTGGCCCGGCGCGGCGACCTGACGCGCTGATCGCCGTTTCCTTTCTCGTCACCCTCTTCCTCGCACCGCCATGACGACCCTCGCCTCCGATTCGCTCGACATCCTCCACGTGAGCAAGCACTACGCGCAACGCGGCGCCGCGCTCGCCGTACTCGACGACGTGTCGCTGCACGTGCGCGCCGGTGAATTCG
Coding sequences within:
- a CDS encoding A24 family peptidase is translated as MLTLVQSVATVLLASLAAQDLRDRRLSNRAVLAFATLYFVAAVLARDGLAPLAGHVATGAAMLLLFGGMRHAGWIGGGDVKLAAAVFLWAGPALAFPVLTAVGAGGALCGVALLASRPWRAAPVRAVAARGVPYGVALALGGTLAVWASFPYTVSLT
- a CDS encoding Flp family type IVb pilin, which codes for MLQYVKSLLRDERGVSSLEYAVLAGIVVVALAAVGVILSSTSGGLPSVFTTLINKVTSLI
- a CDS encoding ABC transporter substrate-binding protein, with amino-acid sequence MLPLRLLRSLLIASLIALPAAAAHADKPATIRIGVAQQGAGDPPTFGGSSAATAQLQQLVEKEFAADGIKVEWLFFKGAGPAVNEAIANKALDFAYQGDLPAVLARANGIKTRLLLAASVRSGVKIAVPPDSPIRSIKDLKDRRVSIFRGTNLQLVADNALAKNGLGERDLRVINLDAASSLAALASKGIDASVGDYQLYKLRDAGLAKIIYESQNDGPQLTRQTHLLVLDEFERAHPDIVQRVVTAVVKGAQWSSDEANRDALFKLWAKSGVPVSSWQADYANQRLKDRLSPLIDPFFVARYKSVAQDALALKLIRQPVDVDGWFEPKYLDNALRTLKLESYWPRYDAAGKPLS
- a CDS encoding ABC transporter permease; translated protein: MSDTAFSIPSSGRHALAAPPHRAAAVKRWSWRLAPWLLPALLFALWSIGSARGWIAPQILPPPERVFDALKDLATSGDLVRHTLISLQRVLVGFAAGTLLGFATGVALGLSRTLEAYVLPSFNALVQIPVLGWLPFLLLLVGVGEPLKYLLIAHAALVPVTLSTLQGFRQTPPALDEVASVFGYTRRQRIVHVVLPAAIPTLATGVRLAFTKSWLALVVVELVASSEGLGYLIVYGRQLFQLDLVMAAVIVVGAVGLLINRLLDALEARLRRGVPSAFRG
- a CDS encoding ABC transporter permease, translated to MTYPAAAPDTNPPATATARRLRAPDWRGFVLPLVAFALWWAIASAHLVSSGLHVGPADVLRTASAQATSGALGRALSASLAREACGFVLGATGGLLLGAVLGLSRVAARMVGPSFDTFKQVSLFAWIPLISVWFGLGDVAKVVFLSLAALLPVAAHTCDGIHAVPRAYVDVARALRYSRLQLVRYVILPAALPSIFTGLYLGLIYSWLATLGAEYLLVAGSGIGNTLIDGSEQFRMDLVLFGIIVVGVTGWALNAIARAIERKVLARRGDLTR